The Clupea harengus chromosome 22, Ch_v2.0.2, whole genome shotgun sequence genomic sequence taaagtgactgacctaattcaaccgAGGTCCAGACAATTGGTGCAAATTACCATTTTCTTATCCATTGTCTCACTTTACAAATCAATATGCTGTACATTGACTGAAAATCTAAAACAAACTTTTCTTTAATCAGATAATGATTGATTTTATGTGATTAGAGATTTGTCAAGTGTTATTATATCCATGTTGCAGACTGTGTAGGTCTGTCTGCAACATGTCAGACACTGGTACACTATGTATGATATTTACATTTTGACAGGAATTAACTGAACATACACAAATGGGTAGGGATGAAggcaaagaaaaataaacttcAACTAGACATAAGAAATTCTATTACTCTCCACAAAAGACATCATCAGGCATTCTGTGCTTGATTGCTTTTGACTGAATGTACGTCTGTGTAATTTAGACCTTCTCAATCGACAGTCGGCCTCATCGCTCTGATGTTGATGTCCGCCATTGTGGTTAGAAAGTTATAGGGGGCATCGAAATTTGTAAACGAAAATGTTTTTGTCCAGAACCATTCGTGCTGCTGTATCGCAGTCGGTATGTGTTTTTAAGATATATTTACGAATATCCCTTAGATGTCGATAGAGTTTCACAGCGAATTTTGAGCTTAATTGATAGACATGTGCATGACACCACAAGGACAACCAGAACTTAAAATGCCTTACCCTGACTAACTAGTTATTTTGCTTGTTTAGTTATACCACTGCAGTTATGAATAACTGTGGTGGGTACATATCGTTCATGTATCATGATGTTGCAAGTTATTGTCATTTCTTTGCATCTTGCATAACGTCTGTTAGCTAAACCTTTCTAACTAGCTAACGTAGCTAGCTAACTGCAAGTATTTGAGAAAGATTCGAATAACTGCGCCTGTGTCAAATGAATGACTTGCAATAGTTATTGAGTGCCATTCATAGAATAACGTGTTCATTTATGTACTTAACTATATTTTCCCTTCTCGCTGTGTTGTACATTGCGTTATTTTTGCTGGCCATAGCATCAGTTCCTTTAGATGTGACCCGTGACAGCTAAGCTAGCTATCATATCAGGCTATGGTTAGCTAACAAGACATTGCAGCTGGAAAACGATGATCAGtgacatttaatttcattcagcTCGTTATGACATCTGCGTAGACTTTCTCCATTCACATTTTGTAGGAGGATTCATGTAAAAAATGTTGGCAAAGAGTTCAAATTGCTAAGAATTAGTACATCATTCTACGTGTGTACAGTGAAACAtggttttgtctttatttttatcAGGCCCGGCAGGTCCGTAGCCTCCACCAGTCTGCCGTGCGAGCAGGAGCGGGAGGTACCTTTGTGGTGAGTGTAAAAATCGCATCCCGTTTCCTGCTTGTCCTTTGCAGCACCTGTTGTGCAACACGGACTCGGCGTTGCCAACTTGTCATCCATCCATCAGTGGTTACCGGGTGCGTTGTTGTAACACTGTAGATCTAAACGTGGAACGGTCCTCCACATCTGCTCATAGATTTGAGCTTCTCAACTACACCAGACCCAAACATTGGCGTACTCAACGGGGTTACGTCGGGTTCATCACACTTGGTTATGACACTACAGGCCGTCATGTTCCTTTTCATCAGAAGCAAGAGAAGGATGTACCAGATTAGTTTGAGCCACAGCTACCTATAAGCTTTGTCCAGAAAGCTAGTGGTCAGTGCGTTGGGAAAGCAGATTCAACTAGTTGGTGTAATACGATCTAGTGTTCATACAATGAAGTAACTTTCTGTGCACATAGAGGTTAAACGGTTATATGAAGCTTTTGTTAAAATATGTCTAGACAATCACAACTGTCTTGATGCTTCCAGGTTCTTCTGCAGTAATTTCGCAGAACTACAGTAAAAAGCTTAAAACCAAATCCAGGTGCATCAAATGAACAGAACTGTCTGAAAACACATTATTGTTGTAAGTCTGGAACCATTTTTGTTTTGGACAGCAGAAGCTACATGTTGCACCCTGACGGCTTGCCTCCTACTGATCCGTGATACGTTTACAGCTCTGTTAGCCAGCATACGTATTACAAATGTGGGTAACCTTTGGTACATCAGGGCCAGCTGTAAGGCTACTTGTTGATCTTATTTTACTAAATTGTTGAGGTTGGAAATGACACAAACAAGACAACATAACAGTGACCATTGCCTTCTCACAAGGGGGCAGTGTTTGATGGGCTTCCCTTTTGTATGGGTTTGTATAGGCAGTAGGTATGGCATTGGGGTTTGTATGGTAGAATGGTATGGCAATGCGGGTAGAGATGTTGTCATCATTGATTTTCCTTTCCTGTGATTGtagctgttttttattttatttagacttttttttaactttttttttttttttacaccaacctctcttcttttccaccTCTgtagcacagagacacaccagaCAACAACCCAGACACCCCTTTCGAGTTCACCCTTGAAAACATGAAGGTAAGGGGCTCCTAGGTCTATACCCACAATTACAACACTACATCAACTGTGTTCATGTAGCACTTTCTTGAAGCACAGATTTCGAGGGCATTGTACAACTTTCATTAATTGGGGAATTATCACTGAAAAAGTTGCCATACAAATAGGTTTATATGGCATCCTTTAGCTTTATTTGAGTTTCATCCAGTTGGCTTGCAATGGCACATTGTGATGCAGTATATGTTTTATCCAAAATAACACGTAGATGCTAGCCCACAAGTATTGGTTTAATGCAGAGCAGTGCTCTTCTGGGAGACTTGTAGTAGGCTGGTATTGTGCTGTGTACTGAAATGCAGACACCTGAGTCCCCTCTgccctgtgtctttctctcagagGATTGAAGCCATCGTTAGTAATTACCCTGAGGGGCACAAGGCGGCTGCCACCATCCCCGTGCTGGACGTGGCACAGAGGCAGCATGGCTGGCTGCCCATCTCCGCCATGAACAAGGTACGGGTCACCACAGCAAATACACCAAATCCTTCAGGCCTCATGTGTACATCTACATCTAAACCCTCATATAATCCTATATCCAAACCTTAGCCACCACCATGCAGCAGTCTTGCAACACGTCATATAGATAAATGGCACAAAAGCAATCCAATTACAGACATTCAGACACTGTTCTGATACACTGCTGACACACATGTAAAGCTATTGTCAGACATATCCGTACTTTTTATTATACTAGGCTGAGTGAAGTAGCAACCTCTGGCACTTGTGCACTTATGTTTTCCATGTTTGATTAACCTTGCCTTTGTACTATCAGACCAATTAAATAGTCCCAGAGGTGTTCAACCCCAGGGTGCTCAGTTTGCTATCTGGAGACCATCCGTGTTATTTGTCAGGTCGCAGAACTGGTGGTGTTCTTACTGTGTTTTGGTCTCTGTATCATTTGAATAGTGGCATCTTAGAAAGATCTATGTGATCAAGATAATGCCATACACAGAATCAGGAAGCTAAGTGGCATGTAAATGCACACCTACCCAATCccctgtctcatacacacactttaccagTAAATGCCTAGGGGTGGTCCTGAGTCATTTAGACACACTTTGTGTCATGTAAACACATAGATTATGTATAGACTGTGCAAAAGTAACAAGATGCCACACAGACATCTAGAGGGCAATCACACACTTAGTCTCATGTAAACACCGAATTATACCTAATTAACCTGGGTATCTAGTCTACACAgaccttccttcctttcctcgCCCTCAGTCATAcatgtttttggtgtgtgtgtgtgtgtgtgtgtgtgtgtgtgtgtgtgtgtgtgtgtgtgtgtgtgtgtgtgtgtgtgtgtgtgtgtgtgtgtgtgtgtgtgtgtgtgtgtgtgtgctctctctctccaggtggCAGAGGTGCTGGAGATTGCTCctatgcgtgtgtatgaggtggCCACCTTCTACACCATGTTCATGAGGCAGCCAATGGGCAAATACCACATCCAGATCTGCACGACCACCCCCTGCATGCTTTGTGACTCCGACAGCATCCTCGCCGCCATTAAGAGCAAGCTGGGTAGGGGAgaggacacgcacgcacacacacacacacacacacacacacacacatacacacttacacacactagtTTGGTGGTGGAAACTTGGGTGAAAATGGCTTATTCCGCCTGAGCGGATTATCTTAATCTCCAGCGATATTGGAAGAGTGGTGCATTATtgcctacatatttctgtatttaggaagcaggagcaaacctCTGCTATAGGTTAATGCTTTTAATTATAGGTCAATGCTCGACAAGGTTAAACCTTTTGAAAGACTCCAGCGTCTGGGAAGAGGTAGTCTAATTTGTCCGACTTGAATTAAAtgctcagtcagcagtaaacAAATGTCATCAAAGCACAATGATGACTTTTCTTGTAATTTCTATTCACGTGTTGTAGTCTAATTATAAGGCACTGCACCACACAACAccccaaaatatctcttttcttGGCCCGCAACGGAATGCAGAAAGAGGTTGCATTCAGGTTAGTCCAGGCgttcaaattcatcaacataaacaaaGCTGGCAACCTCCCATGTCTTATGCACTCCCCATTCATGTAGACTTCTGCTCTTGCGTTTTATGCATCAGGTAGTCAGATATCTCATATCATTAGTATAGCTAGCCTCACGTTAtgtaaattaatacatttatatgtcCAGTCTCTCCCCTTGACCCAATGCTCAGCTAAACACACTTTCACCTGTTTGGTTCTGAATGTGTGACTGCACCAAATAGTGTTTCAGCAAAGATGTAAGTTATACATTTTTAGTTCCAGTACCTAGTTCTGAAGTTACAAATGTGTTCTATCAGACGAATCTAGATTAATACATTGAATATGTATTACATGTTTGGACATTTTACATTCTAGGCCAAAATAAATTCTCCAGAATGGATGCGTTTATGAGATGGGCTACATTGATCTGGACAATGCATGCGTCTTTAGTTTCTGCCGGCTGTTTTGCCCCTCAAACTAAGGGCCTTACACTtgaacacgcatacacacctaCCCAAGCATAGGGAAATGTACAGCACGAGCATGCTAATTTGTATACACTCTTTTAACTAATGCTAGATCATAGTTCATTTTAGTAGAAATGGTAAATGTAAAGGTCATGCTTTAAACAAATGATGAATTGATACACTAGCTGATAGTATGGGAAACTACATGAAAAACATTACTGCATTGATATTGTACATAGATCTAAGCTATATCTTTATCTAAAATAATTCTTATGTTTCTAGAAATATAGTTCTGCTACACCGAAGCCATGGGTCTACTGATACAACAATGTGTATGACATCCTTAGTGAACTCAACCCCTGCTCATAGAATGGAATCAGCTGGTATTTCATGCCATTGCGAAGCTGGGTTGTTGACCCTCTCTGCTTGCCGTAGGTATTAAAGTGGGGCAGACGACACCAGACAAGCTGTTCACTCTGAGCGAGGTGGAGTGCCTTGGAGCCTGTGTAAATGCACCTATGGTCCAGATCAACGACAACTACTACGTGAGTGCAGGTGTcagacgtacagacacacacaatgcatgcccccccccccccacacacacacacacattgtgtcagTGTGCAATATGTTGGTTTTGTatgaatggaaaaaaagatTGGTCTCAAATGAACCTGTATCTATGTGTGATGGATAGACTTCCAGGAAGGACTTTGTATATTGTTAGGAAGTTGTCTTTTTGTACAGCTAGAAGACTTAGAGAATTGAAAGCATCATAATCAGTTCTTGCAGCTTACATTGCTGCAGTAGTTACAAGTTGATTATAATATCAGACACCTGTGCGTTTGAATTTGAGAAAACACCTTCCTAAAATAACAGTTTAATTCTGGTAACTGGCGCCAGCGTTTCCATGCTGCCCCCTCTGTTGTTGGTTAGTGAACCTTTTCCATTTGAGGATGATTTGTGTCAGCTGATGCTTGcacactagtgcacacacacacacacacacacacactataggcaAATAGGCAGCTCTATTTTTTAATGCATAATGTGTCTATActacacacttgtacacatacAAACTTGTACACAGACTCAGTGTGTTGGCCTGTAGTGACATTTTGGAGTGTAGTTCTTCCTCCCCCCCGTATCAGACAGACGACGGGCAGGTCAGCAATCTGACCCCCGGCTCTGCAGGTCATCCTGGATCAGAGAGGATTCTGGGCCTCTGAGGCTTAAAGTCTCCTCCTGTCCTGGTTAACAAGCAATGGCTTCCCGCTGGCTGAGCTAGACACGGGCCGCATTAGTGTCAGACGTTATTTTTAGCAGAAATATTAGCAGTAACGTCTGTCTCAAGGTTAATTAGCAAGAACTGCAACTTGTGACTGATTTCAATTGTCTTATGCACCCATGCTGCGCACACCCGCCTTTGGGAACATGGAGAACTTGATTGATTAGTTTTGCTGTTTAATGGCTATATTATGACAGTGTTGCTATAGTTATTGCAGTGTGTTAAATTGTAACTGCACCTTAGCAGCATGGTGCTATTCAGTAATATGTAGGCCTGCATGACACTCAACATGAAGTAAAGTAATCTGTTaaagaatgaacacacacagcacatgacGTGGATACTCAGTAATGTATGTTGTAAATAATATTGACATTTAATATTAAATCACTATGAAACTTCTGGTTTGTTTTTCAGGAGGATCTCAACACCGCTGATATTGAGCAGATCCTGGATGAGCTGAAAGAAGGCAAAGTTCCCCTACCAGGACCCAGGTAAGGCTGATGAACCTCTGCAGTTCCAACATGCTACAGAAAGGCCACTGGCTACAGAGCTTTTGGGCTGGTGGTGTGGAAACGTTAAGTTGAAAACCACCGGAGTGGCATGTGGAATGGAAACACTGGAGTTACACTGAGAGTGTGGCGTGTGGAATGGAAACACCAGAGTTAGTTACACTAAGAGTGTGGCGTGTGGAATGGAAACACCAGAGTTAGTTACACTAAGAGTGTGGCGTGTGGAATGGAAACACCAGAGTTAGTTACACTAAGAGTGTGGCGTGTGGAATGGTAGCCAGTGGGTGCAGTGCTGTGCAGCGAGTGAACCTCATCCTCTGAGCCTCTGTGGGTTTTAGTGTCCTTGCTTGCACACCTCCCTCCCATGTCTGGTCCTATTACAATGAGGCTCGTGCTACTGATATTAAGGCATAATAGATTTGATCAAACTCTGCTCAGTTtaggttctgtgtttgtgtcgaTTACTCATATTGAAGAAAACCTTCACAACAAATTTGAAGAAAATGTATCCCGTTTTGAAAGGGTGACTTGGGCTGCTATCCAGAGAGCTTCACCGGGCAGCAAATACCCATAGGGCATTGCTGAGACTTTCAAAAACTTAGTGCAGCTTTGGCAAGGTTTATGTAAATAGACCCAACATGTAGTGTGATCAGATCACTTAAACCACATCAAGATGTGGTCAGGAAAGGATGTTTACCACATTTAATGTTGTAccaatgtgtttgtctgtatccACATGCAACTACGGAGGCTTAAAGAGATCCATGTTGGTGCTTCATCACAGGCTAGGGTGAATGTGTGCTGGGGCGGTCCTAGCTGGTACGGCGTCCTGGGGTAATTGTCCCTTCAGCCCCACCCCTCGCTTTCACATCAGATAGCTTCTTCTCCTTATATCACAGTTAAACTGATCTTAGACGATTGTGATATTCGTTCTAAAAAAATTACACATTTCAGGACTGTGTGGCCTTCAAGGTTATCATGGTATCTACATAAAACACGCGTGGTGGTCAGCTGGATATAGTTGGAACACACTGCCCAGTGACGTCTTTGGCAGTAGCCCATGTGGCTCATACCTAGACCCACCACTGAATGTTTGGCATCTCATGAAAGACAATGTTCTGTGAATGCATGCACAGATTTTCCTCTTACTTCCTTGTTTTGGCTGTCCTCTGAGTGACCATGGCCTGACTGCTGAGGTCACAGCAGCTGCATGACTGTGCTTTTTTCACCCTTCGATGTTGTCGTAGATTTTCCATCTCTCTGAGATATTCTTTGTCTAATATTTTACAGTATGCCCATCATAATGTATGCACACTTATAATTGATGAGAGCCCACCATGCACAAATGCTTGGACTAATATGGAGAACGACTTCTGTTGTTAGCTGTTTTTCTGCGGGGGACTGTAGCCTCACTGGGACCTAACCAGTACAAGCATGGTGGTGTTCGGGATAGGCCCCATGTGTTTGAAGTGCACTAGCCCAAGGTATCCCATCCCAAAGGCGGTCTTATCCTATCGTCCCTGCTAACTTCAGCTTAAGTAGGGTGAAGCAGAGTCTCGCTGTTTGCGTTGCAGGTGTTGTACTCCTAGCCCTCTTTGGAGTTTTAAACTTAGAGCCTTACTATTCAGgatattatgttttcatttgtgcaAAGACATTTGAGGCTAAACTTGTAGGTATCTCTACCCAACCTCCTGTAAAATGCAACTAAATCAAAGTTGAATTCTCACTAAATCGTGTTACAATTGGTTGTGTCTGTACTGCCTTAATTTTAAAGTGTAAATTATTTTGATTTGACAATTTTGTGTCTCTTGTTTTTAAAGGAATGGACGTTTTTCATGTGAGCCTGCAGGGGGCCTCACCTCTCTATCAGAACCACCCCCAGGACCTGGATTTGGGGTGAGGGCTGACCTTTAAGCCCCACATActgcccatcacacacacacctgtgtcaagGTGTCAATGTAACAAATAAGTTATAAAATCATATGTCATGTGTAAATAAAAATGGTTGATGTAACGACCCGGTCTTGTATGTTGTGTAATAGTTGAAGGACTTTTGCGCCTGTCTGtttgtggtgtttctgtgttaACAAACACCTACTACTAAAGCAacatcagtctcacacacatacacactctctaactttgtctctctctctcacacacacctactacaTCGGTTCCAGATATTCTCTTTTCTGTCACACACCTACTAGAGTGGTTATCAAATccatgtttttctctcctcacactcattctaacacacatacacacttgggTTCATCAGCCAAACGTATACTCACAGACCAACAGCATCAATAGCCtggggcacacacacttatctccTAGACCAGCAATCAACCACACACCAGTGCTTATGAAAcgccccactcacacacacttggcgCCTCCTTCATTTTAAAACGAGCGCACACCCGTAACTAACCTTAGCTGGATCTGTATTGCATAAGTGACTGGTTAGTGCACCACACATGGTCGAAATGGGGAGGAAACGACTGGACTGATTTATGCTCAACAAACCCATGatttattgaaaaaaatgttttacagttATATCTTATTCGTGTGACCAGTGTAAACAGATTTCAGTCTTCACAACAATGATGCCTATTTACACACCTCGCCTCAACTAAAGATAAATAAAGCAATCAGTCGTTTTCCCTGCACGAGCTAACATGCCCCAGTCTTTCTATCCTGTAGCCAGAATAACTCATTTATGAAACATTAACGAGACTCGTATTACCTTGTTCATCCGCAGATGCTGCAACTAGTGTTAGTGGATAACAACGGGTTTCGGATTCAGAATGCAAAATGACACGTTGGTTGCCgttgttttaaatgatccaTTTAAAACTACTATGGTGGTCCATTTTTGCAAACTAGGGCTAATCTCGATTTGACAAGAGTAGTGTAGCAAACATTAAACCCATCCGTAGTTGTAATGATTTTGATCATTATAATGCATCTTGTTGGGACAGGATGTTTTACGGTCACCAAAATACGTTCTATATAGACCTTTAACAGCTAAATCTCAGTGTGCTGGCTTTCGGGTCTAGTCAGGCACTAACCAACCCTCCCCACCCCAATTTCCTCCCTTGCGATTTAGCTTGTTCTGCAACATAATACCCGCGCGTGCGCGACATTTTCCAGCTAATGCAAATATCACTGCGCCACATCGTAAAGAAGAGCTAGAAAGAGTTTAACAATACCGCCTGCGTCAAACTTTAAGTATATCCCAGCAGAATTCCATTGATACATTATCAAACAACGCAGGAAATCAAAACTGACCACACTAATCAACAACACTACCTCAACTCTTTCCCCCGACATGTTCGAGAACGTTCCCAGTAGCTGCAGAGAGGAGCGGAAAAGATGACGTCAAGCGCCTAGCGTCACCTCACCCTTCTAGTGTTTAGTTTCGAATTTTGCGAGCGAAACGTCCACTAACATGAGATTAAACATTTCCCGCGAAAATAACAATTTGATGCATTCCTAAACATATGCCAGTTTAGGAATATATTTTAGCGACACCACCAGAACAGCGCGATATTCCAATAAAGTAACGCATTGTCCCATGTCCACCATCTCCAGTAGACGCAGACCTTTTAAGCTCTATGGGGCTCAAGCGATCACATGGCTAGAAGTCTGCCAATGAGCGTTGCTCTTGCGTGTTTTGCTGGGCTTTTCTTAGAGACGACGGGCAACTGGGGATGTTTTCAAACCAGCAGTAAGCTGGAAAGAGACGTCACACAGTCGTAGGGTACTGCTACGTTTCACTATTTACAAAAAGAAATTCAAAATCTGCAAGGTGCGAATTGTTTATGCAAGAGCAAGAGGACCTGAATATGTTTGCTACGGTAAGCAGAGACGACTGTTTTCTGGACTGCCTGCAATCAGAAAAAACCCAGTTAGCTAACACTCTAGCCTGTTAGCTTGCAAGCTAGTTGGCTAACTTTAACGTTACAGAGAGTGATCTGAATTGAATGTTTTGTATCAACGTGGCTCTCACTGAGACTTACAACTTAAGCTAAATACTTCTTAGTACATGTACATCAATGATACTGCCAATACGAGGAAAAACATATAGTTTTACTACAATCAAATGTCATATTTGCTAGCAAGCCTACGCTATTGCATGTCGACGACGACGAGGTAGTGACAACCAGGTTGATTCTGGCAGGAATAGGAGGGAATATGAGCGGCTGGTCGTTGCTGCTGTGTTAGCATAGcttgctaacattagctagattgTAACGTAACCGTGCAGGGGAAGCGCAGACGGGGTAGTCTCTCCTCCCGTGTCACTGCGGGCTATTGTCTCGTTGTGTTCGATGGGGTGGCGCAGTCTGCATCAACACATGGACATTATTTTAACTGTAAAATCCAATGGCAACCCTGAAAGTCTTTCACGCATTTATACAGCAATATAACAGTTTTTGAAAAACAAGGTTGAAACATACAAAGGTTTTATCATATAATGTTATCTGGatagttagcttgttagctataTGATATATTTCCCAACAAAATGTACATTTTAGTCTTTAAATATATTTTGGCAAATGTCGTCAGTTTAAAATATTGTAGGCTACACAGTATGCCTCTGTATATAAATGAAATCTGCGCCACGCTGccaaagctagctagcttcctcAGAGGAACATGCAACGTTACAGCTTAGCATTTGGGGGGTGTGTTGCCACAAAGCTTTATTTGGTGACCGTCCTTCGCGTACCAACCTTTTGTTTAAAGGCTGCGCGAAGCTATCTTCAGACTTGAAACATGCAGCAGTTCTAGTTTGTGTTCCGTTCGCTACGTGGAATTATCATTTATCTTATTTCCCTATGTTTTGTCCTTTTGTCTAAATTACATAAACAACAGCCACGCTGTTTACTACGGGCATATTTGATTTAAACAGAATCAGACATTAACTACAAGATGCCCGTTGCGCAGTTAGAGGCTTCTGTCATTTCTGGGCTCATGGTGTGTTTTTGATAATGTAGAACATTGAAGGATTTAGAGCCATTTTTGATTTACGACCTCACTTTGGTTGCGGGGTTTCACCTAGCGCCTATATCCTAGTTTTTCCGAGTAGCttttcacaaaaacacatttatacacCCTCCCAGTGAGGTAACCCTGTTGGTTTTGCACCGTGATGTCGCACAGTTATTCCTTTAGATATTGTCTTATGATCCATAACCCTCGAGACAAATGAAGAAAttatatgtttatatctatGCCTTCTTTAAGCCCTCATTTATGTCAATACAGTGAGTTTATTTAAGAATGTATTTTGAGATGATGAGTAATATATTTAATTATCAACTCAGACACCTTCCTAATGAATTAAAAAATACTGTGATCCTCCACTGATATTCCCAACCACAACATATGTAAGGTATcaagtaaaacaaaacaaaatattatGTGTGGAGGATGGATTTGATTTATTTAGGCTTA encodes the following:
- the ndufv2 gene encoding NADH dehydrogenase [ubiquinone] flavoprotein 2, mitochondrial, producing the protein MFLSRTIRAAVSQSARQVRSLHQSAVRAGAGGTFVHRDTPDNNPDTPFEFTLENMKRIEAIVSNYPEGHKAAATIPVLDVAQRQHGWLPISAMNKVAEVLEIAPMRVYEVATFYTMFMRQPMGKYHIQICTTTPCMLCDSDSILAAIKSKLGIKVGQTTPDKLFTLSEVECLGACVNAPMVQINDNYYEDLNTADIEQILDELKEGKVPLPGPRNGRFSCEPAGGLTSLSEPPPGPGFGVRADL